The following are encoded together in the Flavobacterium sp. TR2 genome:
- the fsa gene encoding fructose-6-phosphate aldolase — MKFFIDTANLAQIKEAQALGVLDGVTTNPSLMAKEGITGKNNILKHYVDICNLVDGDVSAEVNALDFEGMVKEGEELAELHEQIVVKLPMTKEGVMAAKYFSDKGIKTNVTLVFSVGQAILAAKAGATYVSPFVGRLDDISTDGLNLIQEIREVYDNYGYETQILAASVRHTMHIVNCAKIGADVMTGPLSAIYGLLKHPLTDIGLAQFVADFEKGNK; from the coding sequence ATGAAATTTTTTATTGACACAGCTAATTTAGCTCAAATTAAAGAAGCACAAGCTTTAGGTGTTTTGGATGGTGTAACGACTAATCCGTCATTAATGGCAAAAGAAGGAATCACTGGAAAAAACAATATTCTTAAGCATTATGTTGACATCTGTAATCTTGTTGATGGTGATGTAAGTGCTGAGGTTAATGCTCTTGACTTTGAAGGTATGGTTAAGGAAGGCGAGGAGCTGGCTGAATTGCACGAGCAGATTGTTGTAAAGCTACCTATGACTAAGGAAGGGGTTATGGCAGCTAAATATTTTTCTGATAAAGGAATTAAAACTAATGTAACGCTTGTTTTCTCTGTTGGGCAAGCTATTTTGGCTGCAAAAGCTGGAGCTACTTATGTTTCTCCATTTGTTGGACGTTTGGATGATATTTCTACTGATGGATTGAATTTGATTCAGGAAATTAGAGAAGTTTATGATAATTACGGGTACGAAACTCAAATTTTAGCAGCTTCTGTACGTCACACGATGCATATTGTAAACTGTGCTAAAATTGGTGCTGATGTTATGACTGGACCTCTTTCTGCAATTTACGGTTTATTGAAACACCCATTGACAGATATCGGTTTAGCGCAGTTCGTTGCTGACTTCGAAAAAGGAAATAAGTAG
- a CDS encoding SDR family oxidoreductase codes for MSKVVLITGGSSGIGRSIGEFLHQKGFVVYGTSRNPEKVLNSIFPLVALDVRNSDSIKTAVNRIIETSGRLDIVINNAGVGITGPLEEIPTEEIRNNFETNFFGPIEVMKAALPQMRKQNSGLIINITSIAGYMGLPYRSVYSASKGALELITEALRMEVKSFGIEITNVAPGDFATNIAAGRYHAPVIKDSAYEKVYGEVLATMNDHVDAGSNPNEMAEAVYKIIQTKKPNVHYKVGAFMQKFSIVLKRALPDKMYEKMLMNHYKL; via the coding sequence ATGAGCAAAGTCGTTTTAATTACCGGAGGATCATCAGGAATTGGTAGATCTATTGGTGAGTTTTTACATCAAAAAGGTTTTGTTGTATACGGAACAAGCAGAAATCCTGAGAAAGTTTTAAATTCTATTTTTCCTTTGGTGGCTTTAGATGTTCGAAATTCTGATTCTATTAAAACTGCTGTAAACAGAATTATTGAAACTTCCGGAAGATTAGACATTGTGATTAATAATGCTGGAGTTGGAATTACAGGGCCATTGGAAGAAATTCCTACTGAAGAAATTCGAAATAATTTTGAAACAAATTTTTTTGGGCCTATTGAAGTTATGAAGGCCGCGCTTCCGCAAATGCGCAAGCAGAATTCTGGGCTTATCATTAATATTACTTCTATTGCTGGATATATGGGACTTCCGTATAGAAGCGTTTATTCGGCTTCAAAAGGGGCTTTGGAATTAATTACAGAAGCTTTAAGGATGGAAGTGAAATCTTTTGGCATCGAGATCACCAATGTGGCTCCAGGGGATTTTGCCACTAATATTGCGGCAGGACGTTATCATGCGCCAGTCATTAAAGATTCGGCTTATGAAAAGGTTTATGGTGAAGTTCTAGCAACGATGAACGATCATGTTGATGCAGGAAGCAATCCGAATGAAATGGCAGAGGCGGTTTATAAAATCATTCAGACCAAGAAGCCAAACGTGCATTATAAAGTCGGGGCTTTTATGCAGAAGTTTTCGATTGTGCTAAAACGAGCTCTTCCAGATAAAATGTACGAGAAAATGTTAATGAACCATTATAAGTTATAA